A single window of Candidatus Bealeia paramacronuclearis DNA harbors:
- a CDS encoding sigma-54 dependent transcriptional regulator yields MEQDILIVDDEKDIRSLISGILEDEGYKTRTASDGQSALDEINKRQPHLLILDIWLGDPQYDGLKLLEMIRKSNPTLPVVMISGHGTIETAVKAIKLGAYEFIEKPFKTDRLLLVTARALETAQLRQENTLLKKQFHEETQIVGESPALAKVKKTIEKVAPTASRIMISGPMGCGKELVAREIHRLSARVSKPFYIIHCASLSPETLEAELFGIEGKKIGILEQAHGGSLYLDEVTDLTPEIQSKLMQVLQAQTFKRVGGTQIVQVDVRILSSTKKDIKAEIEAGRFREDLFYRLSVVPIEIPPLSQRRDDIPFLIEHLTQIITKQAGVSGRLFSEPAMLTLKAHNWPGNVRELRNVVERLMIMTPAANDEIITPDELPLDVRSEDLRQLQKEGTGVDLLSLPLKDAREHFEREYLLAQVNKFSGNISRTATFIGMERSALHRKLRTLQVDRKKEYGT; encoded by the coding sequence ATGGAACAAGATATCCTTATCGTTGATGATGAAAAAGATATCCGGAGTTTGATTTCAGGCATCCTTGAGGATGAGGGTTATAAAACTCGCACGGCATCCGATGGTCAAAGTGCGCTTGATGAAATTAATAAACGTCAACCCCATTTGCTCATTCTCGATATTTGGCTTGGGGATCCACAATATGACGGCCTCAAACTTTTAGAGATGATCCGTAAAAGCAACCCCACACTTCCTGTCGTCATGATTTCAGGCCATGGCACCATTGAAACTGCAGTCAAAGCCATCAAATTGGGAGCTTATGAATTTATTGAAAAACCCTTCAAAACAGACCGGCTTTTACTTGTGACCGCAAGGGCCTTAGAGACGGCCCAACTCCGGCAAGAAAATACGCTTTTAAAAAAGCAATTTCACGAAGAAACCCAAATTGTAGGAGAGTCCCCAGCTTTGGCCAAAGTCAAAAAAACAATTGAGAAAGTGGCTCCTACCGCAAGCCGTATTATGATTTCAGGCCCTATGGGATGCGGAAAAGAACTTGTGGCGCGAGAAATTCACCGTCTTTCCGCCAGAGTCTCAAAACCCTTTTATATTATTCATTGTGCCTCTTTAAGCCCGGAGACTTTGGAAGCCGAACTTTTCGGAATTGAAGGCAAAAAAATTGGCATCCTTGAGCAAGCCCATGGTGGATCCTTATATTTAGATGAGGTGACCGACCTCACCCCTGAAATTCAATCCAAACTCATGCAAGTCTTGCAAGCTCAAACATTCAAGCGCGTGGGCGGGACGCAAATCGTTCAAGTGGATGTACGCATTTTGTCTTCCACAAAAAAAGATATTAAGGCCGAAATTGAAGCTGGTCGATTCCGTGAAGATTTGTTTTATCGTCTCAGTGTGGTTCCCATCGAAATCCCTCCCCTTTCTCAAAGACGCGATGATATCCCATTTCTCATTGAACATTTGACCCAAATCATCACGAAACAAGCCGGTGTTTCGGGGCGCCTTTTTTCAGAGCCCGCTATGCTCACATTAAAAGCGCACAATTGGCCCGGAAATGTGCGGGAGCTTCGCAATGTTGTTGAACGTCTTATGATTATGACGCCAGCGGCCAATGACGAAATAATCACGCCCGATGAATTACCTTTGGATGTACGCAGCGAAGATTTAAGACAACTTCAAAAAGAAGGAACTGGCGTTGATCTTCTTTCTCTACCTTTAAAGGATGCACGCGAACATTTTGAGCGTGAATACCTTTTGGCCCAGGTTAATAAATTTTCAGGCAATATTTCAAGAACGGCGACATTTATCGGGATGGAGCGTTCGGCTCTTCATCGTAAACTCAGGACACTACAAGTAGATCGCAAAAAGGAATACGGCACTTAA
- a CDS encoding porin, with product MPQLTVSGESTFNVWWFHNQNIKNSNDNDFGQGSFLNENQIPSLAATLTSSSLSGDTQNEYGRGYIFTMDDSRLKFDLSGVSDYGTDYGLVVNIDTNTEQTFGDKTIKETYVWIDGVWGCLTLGNTNGVEEFMAFGGYDPLGGTGGFDGNFDRVVNLVTGTVTSVGIVEGTDKSTKVIYQTPRFYGFQGGLSFAPQYGHLGENKIQSTKDYSWNGDLQPFDRRSTSLALNYMNDWKNGLSLGASLTAVFAKTLPGFSGSQWFIVDQNNTVIVRGAGNRKNTAGYAMGTSMHYKDFQFGVEFGDNGKSHEVKDLKVQTGQETNAGCFMDTGIAYHFGPTKLSFGYMYTKRKAIHLNVNNTFGKAQNRTHILSIDLDHKLAPGAGVYFEYVHLDMKNEGFNVDAMINNTRVTQFAAKGWESKRKT from the coding sequence ATGCCGCAATTAACTGTTTCAGGAGAATCCACATTTAATGTTTGGTGGTTTCATAATCAAAATATAAAAAACAGCAATGACAACGACTTTGGTCAAGGATCCTTTCTCAATGAGAATCAAATTCCTTCATTGGCAGCGACTTTAACGTCGTCCTCGCTAAGCGGTGATACACAAAACGAATACGGACGTGGTTATATCTTTACCATGGACGATAGTCGCCTCAAATTTGATTTGTCTGGTGTCTCTGATTATGGCACGGACTATGGACTCGTTGTGAATATAGATACCAACACAGAACAAACTTTTGGCGATAAGACCATCAAAGAAACTTATGTTTGGATAGATGGAGTGTGGGGGTGTTTGACCCTTGGTAATACAAATGGTGTTGAAGAATTTATGGCTTTTGGGGGATACGATCCTCTTGGGGGTACAGGTGGGTTTGATGGTAACTTTGATCGTGTGGTCAATCTTGTAACAGGCACTGTGACGTCCGTAGGAATTGTGGAAGGAACAGATAAATCTACAAAAGTGATCTATCAAACACCCCGTTTTTACGGATTTCAAGGAGGTCTTTCTTTTGCCCCACAATATGGACACCTTGGAGAAAATAAGATTCAAAGCACAAAAGATTATTCTTGGAATGGTGATCTTCAGCCATTTGATCGCAGAAGTACTTCACTCGCCCTAAATTATATGAATGATTGGAAAAATGGACTTTCTCTTGGCGCTTCTTTGACAGCTGTGTTTGCAAAGACACTACCTGGTTTTTCAGGCTCTCAGTGGTTTATTGTTGACCAAAATAATACGGTTATTGTGCGTGGTGCTGGCAACCGTAAAAACACAGCAGGTTATGCAATGGGAACCAGCATGCACTATAAGGATTTTCAATTTGGGGTTGAATTTGGGGATAATGGGAAATCCCATGAAGTCAAAGACCTGAAAGTGCAAACTGGACAAGAAACTAATGCCGGTTGTTTTATGGATACAGGTATTGCTTATCATTTTGGTCCGACAAAACTCAGTTTTGGATATATGTACACCAAACGTAAAGCCATTCATTTGAATGTAAACAATACGTTTGGCAAAGCTCAAAATCGGACCCATATTTTATCAATCGATCTTGATCATAAATTGGCGCCAGGAGCAGGCGTTTACTTTGAATACGTTCACTTAGATATGAAAAATGAAGGTTTTAATGTAGATGCAATGATCAATAATACACGAGTTACGCAGTTTGCAGCAAAAGGGTGGGAATCTAAGCGAAAGACATGA
- the trkA gene encoding Trk system potassium transporter TrkA, which produces MKVVICGAGQVGFSIARYLSQQDNDITVIDQSESIVSHLADTLDVRAVVGHASHPEVLVKAGIAEADMIVGVTYSDEVNMVACQIAYSLFGVPLKIARVRSKSYLEPQWSNLYRADHMPIDHIISPEIEVAKAIGRSLEIPGAFEVLEFGDGTFIFMGMRARATSPIVNTPLRLIGGLFRNLDLSIMGIVRGERFFVPNDSDRIEMEDEVYCLVPKDQIANAVEAFGYTEQRSTRLLILGGGNVGLCLAQEVEANHTAITTMMIERDITRASLVANQLNRTVVLSGDALDREILKEANAQVTNIVVAVTDDDKVNILAALLAKRLGAHSVTSLVNSLSYSSLVTSLGIDAVISPKALTVSSILQYVRRGRIRSVHSIREGYGEVIEAEAVGTSSVVGMSISEINVPGTMIVSGILRGIENVVPRPETIIKVNDRLIVMVTSEGVKKFEKLFSVRLGYF; this is translated from the coding sequence ATGAAAGTTGTCATTTGCGGCGCGGGTCAAGTTGGTTTCAGCATCGCCCGTTATCTTTCCCAACAAGATAACGACATTACGGTTATTGATCAGTCTGAATCCATCGTCAGTCATTTAGCGGATACGCTGGATGTACGTGCTGTTGTGGGGCATGCGTCTCACCCTGAGGTTTTAGTTAAGGCCGGAATTGCAGAAGCGGACATGATTGTGGGTGTGACCTATTCGGACGAAGTCAACATGGTCGCCTGCCAAATTGCCTATTCTCTTTTTGGTGTGCCTTTAAAGATCGCGCGCGTGCGTAGTAAAAGCTATCTCGAACCCCAGTGGTCCAATCTTTATCGCGCCGATCATATGCCTATTGACCATATTATCTCGCCGGAAATTGAGGTCGCCAAAGCCATCGGGCGCAGCCTTGAAATTCCAGGCGCCTTCGAGGTTTTGGAGTTTGGGGACGGGACCTTTATTTTCATGGGGATGCGGGCACGCGCTACAAGTCCTATCGTCAATACGCCCCTGCGTTTGATTGGGGGGCTTTTCCGAAATTTGGACCTCAGCATTATGGGAATTGTTCGGGGCGAACGCTTCTTCGTTCCTAATGATTCGGACCGTATTGAGATGGAAGACGAAGTCTATTGTTTGGTGCCGAAAGATCAAATTGCCAATGCGGTCGAGGCTTTTGGATACACAGAGCAACGCTCAACACGCCTTTTAATTTTAGGTGGGGGCAACGTCGGATTATGTTTGGCCCAAGAAGTTGAGGCCAATCACACAGCGATTACAACCATGATGATTGAGCGTGATATTACCCGCGCATCACTCGTGGCAAACCAGCTCAATAGGACCGTGGTTCTGAGTGGTGACGCACTTGATCGCGAGATTTTAAAAGAAGCCAATGCACAAGTCACCAACATCGTAGTAGCCGTGACCGACGATGACAAAGTTAATATTCTGGCAGCTCTTCTCGCCAAGCGCCTGGGTGCGCACAGTGTTACAAGTTTGGTCAATAGTCTCTCTTATTCTTCTCTGGTGACGTCCCTTGGAATTGACGCAGTTATCAGTCCCAAAGCCCTGACGGTCTCCTCCATTTTGCAATATGTAAGACGAGGCCGAATTCGATCAGTTCATTCCATTCGCGAGGGGTACGGAGAGGTGATTGAGGCGGAAGCGGTGGGAACATCCTCCGTGGTGGGTATGTCCATTTCTGAAATCAACGTACCGGGAACCATGATCGTCTCCGGTATTTTAAGAGGTATCGAAAACGTCGTTCCGCGCCCTGAAACCATCATCAAAGTCAATGATCGTTTAATCGTAATGGTGACTTCTGAAGGTGTCAAAAAATTTGAGAAATTATTTTCAGTGAGACTGGGATATTTTTAA
- the meaB gene encoding methylmalonyl Co-A mutase-associated GTPase MeaB, which produces MIISELKDNLVKGDRRAIAQAMTLVESSRPEHQHNAQALLAMILPLTEKSFRIGISGAPGVGKSTFIESFGRDLLQKGHRVAVLAIDPSSTLSKGSILADKTRMVTLSQSPDAFIRPSPSGGILGGTAQRTTDVIRIAEAAGFDIILIETVGVGQSELAVYDLSDMVLLLLGPALGDELQGIKKGIVEIADLIVINKADSGLEERCLQTAQAYRGALEMSRPRLQSWTPKVEVISAIESKGFQALFKDIEDYKVVTQTSGEWQTRRQSQAQHWLEEEMKALLWQKIQTAWDAEIQKSLTLIKDKKSTPSQEAQRIICENGGHIQV; this is translated from the coding sequence ATGATTATTTCAGAGCTCAAAGATAATCTCGTGAAAGGGGATAGGCGCGCTATTGCACAAGCCATGACTCTTGTAGAGTCCTCGCGTCCTGAGCATCAACACAACGCCCAAGCACTCCTTGCAATGATTTTGCCCCTTACGGAAAAATCTTTTCGTATTGGGATTTCGGGTGCGCCGGGGGTTGGAAAATCCACATTTATTGAGAGCTTTGGCCGTGATCTCCTCCAAAAAGGGCATCGCGTGGCAGTTTTGGCTATTGATCCCTCGTCTACCCTTTCTAAAGGATCGATTCTTGCGGACAAAACCCGCATGGTGACACTTTCCCAAAGTCCCGACGCATTTATTCGCCCCAGCCCTTCTGGTGGAATTTTAGGCGGCACTGCGCAACGCACAACAGATGTTATTCGTATCGCAGAAGCGGCAGGTTTTGATATAATTTTGATTGAAACCGTGGGCGTGGGCCAATCAGAGCTTGCCGTTTATGATCTTTCAGATATGGTTCTGTTGCTTTTGGGACCGGCTTTGGGGGACGAACTCCAAGGGATCAAAAAAGGTATTGTGGAGATTGCTGATTTGATTGTCATCAACAAGGCAGACTCAGGTCTTGAGGAAAGATGCCTCCAGACAGCACAAGCCTATCGTGGTGCCCTAGAGATGAGTCGCCCACGTCTTCAATCCTGGACACCTAAAGTTGAGGTAATTTCTGCGATAGAATCCAAGGGGTTCCAAGCTCTTTTCAAAGATATTGAAGATTATAAAGTGGTTACCCAAACATCTGGGGAGTGGCAGACACGAAGGCAATCCCAAGCGCAGCATTGGCTTGAGGAGGAAATGAAAGCACTATTGTGGCAAAAAATTCAAACGGCGTGGGATGCTGAAATTCAAAAATCCCTTACGTTAATCAAAGACAAAAAATCCACCCCCTCTCAAGAGGCGCAAAGAATTATTTGCGAAAATGGGGGACACATTCAAGTATGA
- a CDS encoding IS630 family transposase yields the protein MKQLEKIDPETIVWIDEAGIDNRLYREHAWAPRGQKVDAEIPGQKRERVSIIGGLMKGAFVAPFTFQGGCHADLFNAWLEEVLLPNLSKNTTLIMDNAAFHKSPKTKDLIEKFGCHLLFPPTDSPDLNPIEHWWHKIKSILRPLVQQNPENLHQLLDKLLSQCLSI from the coding sequence ATAAAACAGCTTGAGAAAATAGATCCTGAAACAATCGTGTGGATTGATGAAGCTGGGATTGATAATCGCCTTTATCGAGAGCATGCCTGGGCGCCGCGCGGACAAAAGGTTGACGCGGAGATCCCGGGCCAAAAAAGAGAGCGTGTCAGTATCATTGGCGGTCTCATGAAGGGTGCGTTCGTGGCGCCTTTCACCTTTCAAGGTGGATGTCATGCAGATCTTTTTAATGCTTGGCTTGAGGAGGTTTTATTGCCGAATTTATCAAAAAATACCACCCTGATTATGGACAATGCCGCCTTTCACAAATCGCCAAAAACGAAAGATTTGATTGAGAAATTTGGCTGCCATCTCCTCTTTCCCCCAACTGACTCTCCTGACCTCAATCCTATCGAACATTGGTGGCACAAAATCAAATCCATCCTCCGCCCCCTCGTCCAGCAAAACCCAGAAAACCTTCATCAACTCCTTGATAAACTCCTCAGCCAATGTCTATCCATATAA
- the priA gene encoding primosomal protein N' — translation MGKVLIPRPFEAPFDYLIPDDLEISPGSWVKVPFGRSQIYALLWEIQEDTVSPYKLKTISEVLEFPPIAETMLKFLNKMAEYTMSPLGSLLKLVIPQSGFLETPKRAKHFEFGRPDFEKEAPTLSFHQAAASAALKERIQGGQYTTVLLDGVTGSGKTEVYFEAIREALKLGGQILVLLPEIALTSQLLSRFQDAFGVMPAVWHSDVGAAQKRETWQGILKGEVSVLVGARSALFLPFSNLKLIVVDEEHDGSYKQEEGVIYSARDMAVLRAQFEKCLCILASATPSLETMMNVEDGKYMALSLPHRHGGAVMPSIELVDMRKLKEDRNLKAEEWISPTLQEALTNVVSQGQQAMLFLNRRGYAPMTLCTSCGERILCTSCETTLVHHKGDGKLHCHHCEYAIFPPKHCPACNKEDTLLLWGPGVERVHEELHAKIPEVRSLIMTSDTVKSPKTLEGTLQKIHGHEVDVVIGTQMIAKGHHFPRMTLVGVLDGDAGLSGADLRASEKTYQMLHQVSGRSGRDKEKGRVILQTYSPEHPVILALKDHDRAQFLALEKVGREALDFPPYGRLISIVLSGSNLELVEKTMRSLAKSFPSLEGCELLGPAPATLSYLKSKYRWRLLIQSPRNLNIQRVVQKWLKSAQIPPILKLQVDVDPYSFY, via the coding sequence GTGGGAAAGGTGTTAATTCCTCGTCCTTTTGAGGCCCCCTTTGATTATCTCATTCCAGATGATCTTGAGATTTCGCCGGGGTCCTGGGTCAAAGTCCCCTTTGGAAGATCGCAAATTTACGCCCTTCTTTGGGAAATTCAGGAGGACACCGTGTCTCCTTATAAACTCAAAACCATTTCAGAGGTTTTAGAATTTCCACCCATCGCTGAGACGATGCTGAAATTTTTAAATAAGATGGCAGAATACACGATGTCGCCTTTGGGCTCACTTTTGAAATTGGTTATTCCGCAAAGTGGATTTTTAGAAACACCCAAACGCGCCAAACATTTTGAATTCGGCAGACCTGATTTTGAAAAAGAAGCTCCCACCCTTTCCTTCCATCAGGCCGCAGCCAGTGCTGCTTTAAAAGAGCGCATTCAAGGGGGGCAGTATACGACTGTTCTTTTGGATGGCGTGACGGGCTCTGGTAAAACTGAAGTCTATTTTGAGGCTATTCGTGAGGCATTAAAATTGGGTGGCCAAATCTTGGTGCTTTTGCCGGAAATTGCCCTTACCTCTCAGTTGCTCTCGCGTTTTCAAGATGCCTTTGGTGTCATGCCCGCCGTGTGGCATTCAGATGTGGGGGCCGCTCAAAAACGCGAAACGTGGCAAGGTATTTTAAAGGGGGAAGTTTCTGTTTTGGTGGGGGCAAGGTCGGCCCTCTTTTTACCCTTTTCAAATCTGAAGCTCATCGTTGTGGATGAGGAGCACGACGGATCTTATAAGCAAGAAGAGGGTGTGATTTATAGCGCCCGTGATATGGCCGTCTTACGGGCCCAGTTTGAAAAATGTCTTTGTATTTTGGCGTCGGCCACCCCCTCTCTTGAAACGATGATGAATGTAGAGGACGGAAAATATATGGCCCTGAGTTTGCCCCATCGCCATGGCGGCGCTGTCATGCCTTCCATTGAACTTGTCGATATGCGAAAGTTGAAAGAAGATCGCAATCTCAAAGCCGAGGAGTGGATTTCGCCCACCCTTCAAGAGGCTTTAACTAATGTTGTTTCGCAAGGGCAGCAGGCGATGCTCTTTTTAAATCGACGGGGATATGCGCCCATGACGCTGTGTACATCGTGCGGAGAACGGATTTTGTGCACATCCTGTGAAACAACGTTGGTGCATCACAAGGGAGATGGAAAGCTCCATTGTCATCATTGCGAGTATGCGATATTCCCGCCCAAGCATTGCCCGGCCTGTAATAAAGAGGATACATTATTGCTGTGGGGGCCTGGCGTTGAGCGCGTCCATGAAGAACTTCATGCTAAAATTCCAGAGGTCCGTTCTTTGATCATGACAAGTGATACGGTGAAGTCTCCAAAAACCCTTGAAGGCACTCTTCAAAAGATTCATGGACATGAAGTCGATGTTGTCATAGGAACGCAGATGATTGCCAAGGGGCATCATTTTCCCCGCATGACTTTGGTGGGTGTTTTGGATGGTGATGCGGGACTTTCTGGCGCAGATTTAAGGGCCTCTGAAAAGACCTATCAAATGCTTCATCAAGTCTCGGGACGATCGGGGCGCGACAAAGAAAAGGGGCGAGTAATTTTGCAAACTTACTCGCCAGAGCATCCGGTGATTCTGGCACTGAAAGACCATGATCGTGCCCAGTTTTTGGCGCTTGAAAAAGTGGGTCGAGAAGCTCTCGACTTTCCCCCTTATGGACGATTGATTAGCATTGTGCTTTCAGGGTCCAATTTAGAGCTTGTGGAAAAGACAATGCGAAGCCTTGCCAAATCGTTTCCAAGCCTTGAAGGATGTGAACTTTTAGGACCTGCGCCTGCGACTTTGTCCTATTTAAAATCAAAATACCGATGGAGACTTTTAATCCAATCACCCCGAAACCTCAATATTCAACGTGTGGTTCAAAAATGGTTGAAGTCAGCTCAAATTCCCCCCATTTTAAAACTACAGGTGGATGTGGACCCTTATAGTTTTTATTGA
- a CDS encoding IS630 transposase-related protein — MVKAYSEDLRKKVISYITSGGRKREAAKVFNVGEATIYRWICLHKQGDIKPKKRTSYPRKVDEQKLRDYVAQNPDHTLKQIAEALGLRFQNVSKWLKRLNITRKKDDALQRT; from the coding sequence ATGGTAAAAGCATATTCGGAAGACCTGCGGAAAAAGGTCATCTCCTACATTACGAGCGGCGGCCGTAAGCGGGAGGCTGCAAAGGTTTTTAACGTTGGAGAAGCCACGATCTATCGATGGATATGTCTTCATAAACAAGGGGATATTAAACCGAAAAAACGCACTTCTTATCCGCGTAAAGTCGATGAGCAAAAACTCAGAGACTACGTCGCTCAAAATCCGGATCATACGCTCAAACAAATCGCCGAAGCTTTGGGGTTGAGATTCCAAAACGTGAGTAAATGGCTTAAACGTTTAAACATTACACGAAAAAAAGACGACGCTTTACAAAGAACGTAA
- a CDS encoding PAS domain-containing sensor histidine kinase, protein MKNQIRTISAWSEKHRISEKLAVALAIATGVSVIATYIALTDAPPLIRGRKFLIFLLYLDLVLLLLLGGVVARRFVALWVKRKSGEAGAQLHSRMVGIFSLLAITPTILMAAFSALFFNIGVQSWFSQRVETAVGESMAVAEGYLREHEKVISANAQASASSLSRELPVLLLSPTRMAERLTEEVRNRSLDEGVIFDKEMNVLARSQFSYSLAFESIQSNDIKQVLSGHVVTYTADESHRVRALAPIDVQRGIFLLVGRKVDAQILDRVENATKAAHEYEKLEGDSTYLAIKFALIFVGIAVLLLLVAIWGGLVFANRLVKPISRLINAAEKVSSGDLSVRVITNQSDDELARLTKAFNHMTEQLASQRKELVEAHEQVDKRRRFTETVLAGVSAGVIGLDQQGHIYLPNKSASLLLGKDLKRRVGQKLSDVIPPIGDLLDETTTRTDNFLEQELTLPKEGEYRTFLFRVAVDRTGDRIRGYVITFDDITEIQAAQKNAAWADVARRIAHEIKNPLLPIQLAAERLKRRYLKQINNDPETFQACTDTIVRQVGHIGHMVSEFSAFARMPAPQMKEKNLIELIEQAVFLQKQAHPRIAYTFSAPEKNIIIRCDDNQMGQALTNLLQNAADAITPKLNADEHFQGEIQLTLDVEPNRLTLKINDNGTGLPKEGREKLLEPYVTFREEGTGLGLAIVKKIMEDHGGRIVLQDSKLGGAEVVLTLGRVVVSSKRLAS, encoded by the coding sequence ATGAAAAATCAAATTCGCACCATTTCAGCTTGGAGTGAAAAGCATCGCATTAGCGAAAAGCTGGCGGTAGCTTTGGCTATTGCCACAGGAGTTTCTGTCATTGCAACGTATATTGCCCTGACCGATGCGCCACCGCTTATTCGCGGTCGAAAATTCCTGATTTTTCTCCTCTATTTAGACCTTGTTCTTTTGCTGCTTTTGGGCGGTGTGGTCGCGCGTCGATTTGTAGCCCTTTGGGTCAAACGAAAAAGTGGGGAAGCCGGGGCACAACTTCACAGTCGTATGGTTGGAATCTTCAGCCTTTTGGCGATTACCCCCACCATTTTAATGGCCGCATTTTCAGCTCTTTTCTTCAACATCGGCGTTCAAAGTTGGTTCAGTCAGCGTGTGGAAACTGCCGTTGGAGAATCCATGGCCGTTGCGGAAGGGTATTTGCGGGAGCATGAAAAAGTCATAAGTGCCAATGCTCAGGCCTCTGCGTCATCACTTTCACGTGAGCTTCCCGTTTTACTGCTATCTCCTACACGCATGGCCGAACGCCTCACAGAAGAAGTCCGAAATCGCTCTTTAGATGAGGGGGTGATCTTTGACAAAGAAATGAATGTACTGGCCCGTTCTCAATTTTCTTATTCTCTGGCCTTTGAGTCCATTCAATCTAATGACATCAAACAAGTTTTAAGTGGTCATGTTGTGACGTACACAGCTGATGAGAGCCATCGTGTAAGAGCTTTGGCGCCGATTGATGTTCAGCGTGGCATTTTTCTCCTTGTCGGTCGTAAGGTCGATGCTCAAATTTTGGATCGCGTCGAAAATGCCACCAAGGCCGCCCATGAATACGAAAAGCTTGAAGGCGACAGCACCTATCTTGCCATTAAATTTGCCCTCATCTTTGTGGGTATTGCAGTGCTTTTGCTTTTGGTAGCGATTTGGGGTGGACTCGTTTTTGCAAACCGCCTTGTCAAACCCATTAGTCGATTAATTAACGCGGCTGAAAAAGTCAGTAGTGGTGATTTGTCCGTGCGCGTCATAACCAATCAAAGCGATGATGAACTCGCTCGATTAACGAAAGCCTTCAACCACATGACGGAGCAATTGGCTTCTCAGCGAAAAGAACTTGTTGAAGCCCATGAACAAGTCGATAAACGTCGCAGGTTTACAGAAACGGTTTTGGCGGGCGTATCTGCCGGCGTAATTGGCTTGGATCAGCAGGGTCATATTTATCTTCCCAATAAATCGGCATCCCTTCTCCTTGGAAAAGATTTAAAGCGACGCGTGGGTCAAAAACTCAGCGATGTTATTCCGCCCATTGGAGATCTTTTGGACGAAACCACAACGCGAACGGATAATTTCCTTGAGCAAGAATTGACCCTTCCCAAAGAAGGAGAATATCGCACATTTCTTTTCCGGGTGGCTGTGGATCGTACAGGTGATCGCATTCGCGGATACGTCATTACGTTTGATGATATTACGGAAATTCAAGCGGCTCAAAAAAATGCGGCCTGGGCGGATGTCGCGCGGCGCATTGCCCATGAAATTAAAAATCCACTTTTACCCATTCAACTTGCGGCTGAACGCCTAAAACGAAGATACCTGAAACAAATCAATAATGATCCCGAAACGTTCCAAGCCTGTACGGATACAATCGTAAGGCAAGTCGGACACATTGGGCATATGGTTTCTGAATTCTCAGCTTTTGCCCGCATGCCCGCGCCACAGATGAAAGAAAAAAATCTGATTGAGCTAATTGAGCAAGCTGTGTTTTTGCAAAAGCAGGCTCACCCCAGAATTGCTTATACATTTAGTGCTCCTGAAAAAAACATCATCATTCGTTGTGATGATAATCAAATGGGACAAGCTCTCACAAATCTTTTGCAAAATGCGGCCGATGCCATTACTCCTAAATTAAACGCGGATGAGCATTTTCAAGGTGAAATTCAACTTACTCTTGATGTTGAACCCAATCGTTTAACCCTCAAAATCAATGACAATGGCACAGGTCTTCCCAAAGAGGGGCGAGAGAAATTGCTGGAGCCTTATGTCACATTCCGCGAAGAAGGAACAGGATTAGGCCTTGCCATTGTGAAGAAGATTATGGAAGATCATGGTGGTCGAATCGTACTTCAGGATAGTAAACTCGGGGGAGCCGAAGTGGTGCTCACCTTGGGTCGTGTCGTTGTGTCTTCAAAACGTCTTGCGAGTTAA
- the fsa gene encoding fructose-6-phosphate aldolase, translating into MKFFIDTADVSEIRILAETGLIDGVTTNPSLVAKAGGNFLEVIKEISSFISGPVSAEVSSLDADIMIQEGKKLAKIASNVVVKVPLTYDGLKACKALRGEGIGVNVTLCFSPSQALLAAKAGASFISPFVGRLDDIGQDGMDLIGQIAEIYANYDFETEILAASIRSPLHVVEAARLGAHVATIPPKVLRDLYNHPLTDKGIQTFTADWASTGQSIL; encoded by the coding sequence ATGAAATTTTTTATTGATACTGCTGATGTCTCAGAAATTCGTATTTTGGCCGAAACGGGTCTGATTGATGGCGTGACCACCAACCCTTCTCTTGTCGCCAAAGCTGGTGGAAATTTCCTTGAAGTCATCAAAGAAATCTCGAGCTTTATCTCAGGTCCTGTAAGTGCTGAAGTCTCGTCTTTGGATGCAGACATCATGATTCAAGAAGGCAAAAAACTGGCAAAAATTGCAAGCAACGTGGTTGTGAAAGTCCCCCTTACTTATGACGGACTCAAAGCTTGTAAAGCCCTTCGCGGAGAAGGCATTGGCGTTAACGTCACCCTTTGTTTTTCCCCAAGCCAAGCTCTTTTGGCGGCCAAAGCGGGGGCCAGTTTTATTTCGCCTTTCGTGGGGCGCCTTGATGATATCGGTCAAGACGGAATGGATCTTATCGGTCAGATTGCAGAAATTTACGCGAACTATGATTTTGAAACGGAGATTTTAGCCGCCTCTATCCGCAGTCCTTTACATGTGGTGGAAGCCGCACGTTTGGGAGCCCATGTGGCGACAATTCCGCCCAAAGTCTTGCGTGATCTTTACAATCATCCCTTAACCGATAAAGGCATCCAGACGTTTACGGCGGACTGGGCCTCAACAGGGCAATCTATTTTGTGA